A genomic stretch from Telmatocola sphagniphila includes:
- a CDS encoding class I SAM-dependent methyltransferase, producing the protein MEHPAYINYWKRKKLLSTSVPAFPRRKWWPTDSLSDIESEYFRTVKSAANILDVGAGDLRVMRKFQAAGFSGEYHTQDIGTEFEYTYKDLSEVTGVYEAVICLDVIEHLYLENGLGLLIRLTELVRPGGVLLLQTPNGRCIRNPLGNDMTHLHLYNLPDLWAFLVALGFEVEGFRVVFQAKERLSLSSSLASCVGRFVTARLLGADYAENIAILAKKSTL; encoded by the coding sequence ATGGAACATCCAGCTTACATCAATTACTGGAAGCGCAAAAAACTCCTCTCGACTTCCGTTCCAGCTTTCCCTCGGCGTAAATGGTGGCCGACCGATAGTCTGAGCGACATCGAATCGGAGTATTTCCGTACCGTAAAATCCGCCGCGAACATTCTAGACGTGGGTGCTGGGGATCTTCGAGTTATGCGCAAGTTCCAAGCTGCTGGATTTAGTGGCGAATATCACACTCAGGACATCGGAACGGAATTTGAATATACGTATAAAGATCTTTCAGAAGTTACTGGTGTCTACGAAGCAGTGATTTGTCTGGATGTTATTGAGCACCTGTACTTGGAAAATGGTTTAGGTCTTCTTATTCGATTGACGGAACTCGTCCGGCCGGGAGGGGTGCTTTTGTTGCAAACACCTAACGGGAGATGTATACGTAATCCGCTTGGTAATGATATGACACATTTGCACTTGTATAATCTTCCAGACTTGTGGGCCTTTCTGGTGGCTTTAGGATTTGAAGTTGAAGGTTTTAGGGTTGTTTTTCAAGCTAAGGAGCGGCTTTCACTTTCCAGCTCGTTGGCTTCTTGTGTTGGCCGTTTCGTTACCGCTCGCTTATTAGGAGCGGATTATGCTGAGAACATTGCGATACTCGCTAAAAAAAGCACTTTATAA
- a CDS encoding glycosyltransferase family 4 protein, producing the protein MTKNLRVGFNAYLLSSPDLRGWVRYILNLLAALPAHGVRPVLYSTATLHADHLARLPLDSYEVRISPPMRYLTWENVWLPRQLKADSIDVFHCPMNYGMPMFTNCPRVLTLHDVIDIVYYIRRMSNFNRLKPSSLRTSFTNWVARVRADRIITISEHAKRDIIKHLRVPNKKLTVVYEAADPQFHRVIMPAEIERSRCNYKLAKPYFFYLGGWEERKNLPFFLHCFAAASLADEVLVLGGGKPAQQTRLFELSKTLGIADRVKFLGFVPEADLPSLYAGALAFVYPSKYEGFGLQVCEAMAAGCPVFVANSTSLPEIAGEGGELFSLNERTELADLLRKVATDSIFRKVLVERARLRSQNFSWDRTAKETASVYQNCKRHTD; encoded by the coding sequence ATGACCAAAAATCTTCGTGTCGGGTTCAACGCCTATCTGTTGAGTTCGCCCGACCTTCGAGGGTGGGTACGCTATATCCTCAACCTCCTGGCGGCACTACCCGCACATGGTGTTCGACCGGTACTTTATTCAACAGCTACACTTCATGCGGACCACTTAGCACGGCTTCCATTGGATTCTTACGAAGTTCGCATTTCACCCCCTATGCGGTATCTGACCTGGGAAAATGTTTGGTTACCTCGACAGCTCAAAGCGGATTCGATAGATGTCTTTCATTGTCCCATGAATTACGGAATGCCCATGTTCACTAATTGCCCGAGAGTCTTGACACTCCACGATGTCATTGACATTGTTTACTACATACGTCGAATGTCTAATTTTAACCGACTCAAACCGTCTTCTTTGAGGACCAGTTTCACAAACTGGGTCGCTCGTGTCCGAGCGGATCGAATTATAACCATCAGCGAACATGCCAAGCGGGATATTATCAAACACTTGCGCGTACCCAACAAAAAATTGACAGTTGTGTATGAAGCCGCCGATCCGCAATTTCATCGCGTCATCATGCCGGCAGAGATCGAAAGATCTCGCTGTAATTACAAGCTAGCCAAACCTTACTTTTTCTACCTCGGCGGCTGGGAAGAGCGGAAAAATCTTCCATTTTTTTTACACTGTTTTGCTGCCGCATCCTTAGCAGACGAGGTCCTGGTGTTGGGTGGGGGGAAGCCGGCTCAACAGACTAGATTGTTTGAATTGTCGAAAACTCTTGGAATCGCGGACCGAGTGAAGTTTCTCGGTTTCGTACCAGAAGCAGACTTGCCGTCTCTCTATGCAGGGGCCTTGGCTTTCGTTTATCCCAGCAAGTACGAAGGATTTGGATTGCAAGTGTGCGAAGCCATGGCTGCTGGATGTCCAGTGTTCGTGGCCAATTCGACCAGTTTACCTGAGATAGCCGGTGAAGGAGGGGAGTTGTTTTCGTTAAATGAGAGAACTGAACTAGCCGATCTCCTGAGGAAGGTAGCAACCGATTCGATCTTTCGAAAGGTTCTAGTCGAACGAGCTCGATTGCGATCCCAGAATTTTTCGTGGGATCGCACCGCGAAGGAAACCGCCTCCGTGTACCAAAATTGTAAAAGGCATACCGATTAA
- a CDS encoding acyltransferase family protein: MRGLAVTAVIVVHACKPKGAGSGLIGPIAGAGWVGVTLFFVLSGFLITGILLDTKGRSGYFANFYARRSLRIFPLYYIFLFAYFFILPAAGADLPQIANTGERISFWLYLTNMREALFGPTSPCEPLDPLWSLAVEEQVYLVWPLLILVFSKKGLGRIFLGLAIFSLLWRGATRAAALPVAWSYGWSPACLDGFAVGGLVAVSMRVNEWRPLLIRWAAPTATGAGLFVFGMAVAQRHFAFGLNLIPILTIGMTALSIGFASMIGWLVTTPPTKLHRILGSSWLSLPGKFSYAMYIFHATVIVLLLPKFGVVFDQNGKWAMPTLNAIGFAIVVWVVTFGIAIASWYSYEMWFLKLKRFFPTERRAIGEEFLKVKTGILTDARE, from the coding sequence ATGCGGGGTTTGGCCGTCACTGCTGTAATTGTGGTTCATGCATGCAAGCCCAAAGGCGCAGGATCGGGCTTAATAGGTCCGATCGCTGGAGCAGGTTGGGTAGGGGTAACTTTGTTTTTTGTCCTCTCCGGATTTCTAATCACAGGGATCTTATTGGATACAAAAGGGCGATCTGGTTACTTCGCAAATTTTTACGCCCGGCGATCACTTCGAATCTTCCCCTTATACTATATATTCCTGTTCGCATACTTCTTCATTCTCCCTGCTGCCGGTGCCGACTTGCCTCAAATTGCCAATACTGGAGAAAGGATTTCTTTCTGGCTTTACCTGACGAATATGCGCGAAGCGTTGTTCGGGCCTACTTCGCCCTGCGAACCGCTGGATCCACTTTGGTCGCTGGCCGTCGAGGAGCAAGTCTACCTCGTTTGGCCACTCCTAATCTTAGTATTCTCGAAGAAAGGACTTGGTAGAATTTTTCTGGGACTTGCGATATTTTCTCTCTTGTGGCGAGGAGCCACTAGAGCTGCAGCACTCCCAGTAGCTTGGAGTTATGGGTGGTCCCCAGCTTGTTTGGATGGTTTTGCAGTGGGCGGTTTAGTGGCCGTCTCTATGAGAGTAAACGAATGGCGGCCCTTGTTAATACGATGGGCCGCACCTACCGCAACTGGAGCTGGGTTATTTGTTTTTGGAATGGCTGTTGCGCAGCGACATTTTGCATTTGGTCTGAATTTGATACCAATTCTCACCATTGGCATGACTGCACTTTCTATCGGATTTGCAAGTATGATTGGTTGGCTTGTTACCACACCACCTACAAAGTTGCATAGAATCCTTGGTTCCAGTTGGCTATCTTTGCCAGGCAAATTTAGTTACGCAATGTATATTTTCCACGCGACCGTGATAGTTTTACTGTTGCCAAAGTTTGGTGTAGTCTTTGATCAAAATGGAAAGTGGGCAATGCCGACCCTAAATGCAATAGGTTTTGCAATAGTTGTATGGGTGGTAACTTTTGGGATCGCTATCGCAAGCTGGTACTCGTATGAGATGTGGTTCCTTAAATTGAAGCGATTCTTCCCGACTGAAAGGCGAGCGATTGGAGAGGAATTTCTCAAAGTAAAGACTGGAATACTCACTGACGCGAGAGAATGA
- a CDS encoding glycosyltransferase family 4 protein, translated as MSSLRIVLLMIEAPIPFGNAASRWFYVLLRELVARGHRVTAFAACTKVEEIEMARKLFPSPDWDLRLYPPRTYRGLASKFGTVLKPYSYMFSRDLRKDLEKTLVEGYDIFHLEQIWSGWLGLSRPRTVLNALNLYRIDLKDAPIQGSGDWLRRKLLLAAEKRLTGSYPNLITLSDRLRDALHGLHQNANIYVVPLGIDYSLYPYIEDTRRAKEPVVSVIGNMKWQPTYSATVRLVRRLWPEIKRRTPTARLQIVGWGARTALKDYINLPDLIVAENVLDTRPYFEQASLLLYAPPLGSGMKVKILESFAYGVPVVTNSEGVEGLPVVDGLHAGVCQDDEGLIDRAVNLLNDREAQNRQRAAARDLLVSHCGPGPTVDAVERVYSNILKLPGVKS; from the coding sequence TTGAGTTCGCTTCGAATAGTGCTCTTAATGATCGAAGCCCCAATACCTTTCGGTAATGCTGCTTCACGTTGGTTCTATGTTTTGCTTCGTGAGCTTGTAGCTCGTGGACATCGAGTAACTGCCTTCGCTGCTTGCACCAAGGTGGAAGAAATTGAGATGGCAAGAAAGCTGTTTCCCAGCCCTGACTGGGATCTCAGACTTTATCCTCCGCGGACTTACCGTGGACTTGCCAGTAAGTTTGGTACAGTCTTGAAACCCTACTCTTACATGTTTTCGCGCGATCTTCGGAAGGATCTGGAAAAGACACTAGTCGAAGGTTATGACATTTTTCATCTAGAACAGATTTGGAGTGGTTGGCTAGGCCTGTCTAGACCGCGAACTGTTCTTAACGCGCTTAACTTATACCGTATTGACCTCAAAGATGCACCAATCCAAGGTTCGGGAGATTGGTTACGCCGTAAACTTCTCCTGGCTGCGGAAAAGCGATTGACGGGCTCCTATCCCAATCTGATCACACTCTCCGATCGTTTGCGAGACGCCTTACATGGCTTGCATCAGAATGCGAACATTTACGTCGTTCCGCTTGGTATAGATTACTCACTATACCCTTATATTGAAGACACTCGACGTGCTAAAGAACCTGTAGTCAGCGTTATTGGCAATATGAAATGGCAGCCGACGTATTCGGCAACAGTTCGATTAGTACGTCGACTTTGGCCAGAGATTAAGAGGCGGACACCTACCGCAAGATTACAGATCGTCGGATGGGGAGCTCGAACTGCATTAAAAGATTACATTAACTTGCCTGACCTGATAGTCGCAGAGAATGTGCTCGACACACGGCCTTACTTTGAACAAGCGAGTCTACTTCTGTATGCACCACCGCTCGGGAGTGGAATGAAGGTCAAAATATTGGAATCATTCGCCTACGGGGTGCCGGTGGTAACCAACTCGGAAGGGGTAGAAGGATTGCCAGTAGTTGATGGGCTTCACGCTGGAGTGTGTCAAGACGACGAAGGGCTGATAGATCGAGCAGTAAATCTGCTGAATGATAGAGAAGCCCAGAATCGACAGCGTGCGGCAGCACGGGACTTACTAGTATCCCACTGCGGGCCCGGCCCTACGGTCGATGCGGTCGAGCGAGTGTACTCAAACATTTTAAAACTTCCTGGTGTAAAATCTTAA
- a CDS encoding glycosyltransferase family 4 protein translates to MKPFVIVAGDFVTTGGMDRANYALADYLSNHGRTTCLVAHRAESGLTSRPTIRFHRVPKPLGSYFLGSWKLASKGKRIAQGAIGCRFVSNGGNCRSSDINWVHYVHSAYKPDSSLGLLRKLKTSVERPINLRAERSALLSARVVVCNSNRTREDVIRIGVPPDRAKVVYYGTDPSRFSPISSQKRSELRSQFNWPESRPVVCFIGALSDRRKGFDTLFNAWKDLCKSTEWDAILVVIGRGAELPFWEQKCRDEGMTDRIRFLGFRSDVPNLLSAADLLVAPTRYEAYGLGIHEAICCGLPAIVSADAGVSEHFPEELREWLLVDPNSSADLVAKLQLWRNASAASLSMFHSLGVKLRSRSWSEMGTNFMEAIGEPLS, encoded by the coding sequence ATGAAACCTTTTGTGATCGTTGCCGGCGATTTCGTAACTACTGGCGGAATGGATCGAGCCAACTACGCGTTGGCGGATTATCTTTCTAACCATGGTCGGACTACATGTCTGGTGGCACATCGCGCAGAGTCTGGACTCACGAGTCGACCCACTATTCGGTTTCATCGGGTACCCAAGCCATTGGGCTCCTACTTTCTTGGCAGCTGGAAACTAGCATCGAAAGGGAAGCGAATAGCACAAGGTGCCATTGGGTGCAGGTTTGTAAGCAATGGCGGAAACTGCCGCAGTTCCGATATTAATTGGGTGCATTACGTTCACTCTGCTTACAAGCCGGATTCCTCGCTAGGTTTGCTTCGCAAGTTAAAAACTTCCGTTGAACGACCTATCAATCTTCGCGCGGAACGCTCTGCACTATTGTCTGCCCGGGTAGTGGTATGCAATTCAAATCGCACTCGAGAAGACGTAATTCGTATCGGAGTTCCTCCTGATCGTGCAAAAGTAGTTTATTATGGCACCGATCCCTCTCGCTTCAGCCCTATTTCTAGCCAAAAACGCAGCGAATTACGCTCCCAATTCAATTGGCCTGAGTCCCGCCCGGTAGTTTGTTTCATTGGTGCGTTAAGTGACCGGCGCAAAGGGTTCGACACTCTTTTCAATGCTTGGAAAGACCTTTGCAAATCTACCGAATGGGACGCGATTCTCGTAGTCATCGGTCGCGGCGCCGAACTACCTTTCTGGGAGCAAAAATGCCGAGACGAGGGTATGACAGACCGGATTCGTTTCTTAGGATTTCGTTCCGACGTGCCGAATCTCCTTAGTGCCGCAGACTTGCTAGTAGCACCTACTCGATACGAAGCTTACGGTCTTGGAATTCACGAGGCGATTTGTTGTGGCCTGCCTGCAATTGTATCGGCGGATGCAGGTGTTTCTGAGCATTTTCCTGAGGAACTCAGGGAATGGCTTCTTGTCGATCCTAACAGCTCAGCAGACTTAGTTGCCAAACTGCAGCTATGGCGAAATGCATCTGCCGCATCGCTTAGCATGTTTCACTCTCTCGGGGTAAAATTGCGATCCAGGAGTTGGAGTGAAATGGGGACCAATTTCATGGAAGCGATTGGAGAGCCTCTAAGTTGA
- a CDS encoding class I SAM-dependent methyltransferase, with the protein MSDVLVEKRAKSSLGTSSEAIYKMVLRAISSREIQPACILDVGCGVGQLIPYVSDLCKTYIGADVVRYQDFPDNYDFCKVDLDSGRIPLPENYADLVVAIETIEHLENPRFFVRELTRLTRPGGWIFITTPNQLSLLSFMTLFLKGQFNAFQEGPGLYPSHISALLEVDLIRMARENHWREVSTLFSLNGRIPGFSRQYPFLLARVLPKRFSDNILIVGRK; encoded by the coding sequence ATGAGTGACGTTCTAGTTGAGAAAAGAGCTAAATCAAGCCTTGGCACAAGCAGTGAAGCTATCTATAAGATGGTGCTTCGTGCGATTTCAAGTCGTGAGATTCAACCAGCTTGCATTCTGGATGTCGGTTGTGGTGTTGGCCAACTCATACCGTATGTGAGTGATCTATGCAAAACTTACATTGGAGCTGATGTAGTTCGATATCAAGATTTTCCAGATAACTATGATTTTTGTAAAGTAGATCTGGATTCTGGTCGCATTCCGCTTCCGGAGAATTACGCGGATTTGGTGGTTGCGATTGAGACGATTGAGCATCTCGAAAATCCCCGGTTTTTCGTAAGAGAGTTGACTCGTCTCACTAGACCTGGAGGATGGATTTTTATTACTACGCCGAATCAATTGAGTTTGTTGAGTTTTATGACTCTATTTCTAAAAGGCCAGTTCAATGCATTTCAAGAGGGGCCTGGGTTATATCCCTCTCATATATCAGCGCTATTAGAAGTAGATTTGATTCGAATGGCGAGAGAAAATCATTGGCGAGAAGTAAGTACTCTCTTTAGTCTGAACGGTAGAATTCCTGGCTTCTCGAGGCAATATCCTTTTTTACTCGCTAGAGTTTTGCCGAAACGTTTCTCAGATAATATTCTGATTGTTGGCAGGAAATAA
- a CDS encoding glycosyltransferase family 4 protein produces MRVLHVYSGNLYGGIEAYLLTLARMRNLVPTMEPEFALCFHGRLWDELHATGVVVHHMEAVRLSRFLTIFRARTLLKRLLVKSKFDVIMIHGAWPYVVFAPVVKSTGIKLVAGVHDRLDRKGFINRWASRTSPDLIIANSKFTEEPAAKLFGGRQSRVIYLPVNKPPRNKDGDSLRRTIRSGLDTPQDSVVILQACRLERWKGHSVTIEALGQLKDLPGWRAWIAGGVQKSNESDYMKELRDLATRYGISERVHFLGQRSDVPSLMAAADIYCQPNTSPEPFGLVYIEALLAGLPVIGSSSGGAAEIFSCDCSISCKQGDTEAVGKAMKRLITDRELRKKMSEAGAVRATHLCDASNQMNKLYKALQSLST; encoded by the coding sequence ATGAGAGTCTTGCACGTTTATTCGGGTAATTTATACGGGGGAATTGAGGCTTACCTATTAACTCTAGCTAGAATGCGGAATTTAGTACCAACTATGGAACCTGAATTCGCCTTATGCTTTCACGGAAGACTCTGGGATGAGCTTCATGCTACCGGTGTTGTGGTCCACCACATGGAGGCCGTGCGACTAAGTCGGTTCTTGACGATCTTCAGAGCACGAACTCTCCTAAAGCGGCTTCTCGTAAAATCAAAGTTTGATGTGATTATGATTCATGGAGCTTGGCCCTATGTGGTCTTTGCACCTGTGGTAAAATCGACTGGAATTAAGCTCGTAGCAGGAGTCCATGACCGATTAGATCGAAAGGGCTTTATCAATCGCTGGGCTTCGCGAACATCACCTGATCTTATCATTGCGAATAGCAAATTTACGGAGGAACCTGCAGCGAAATTATTCGGGGGTAGACAAAGCAGGGTTATATACCTTCCCGTGAACAAGCCTCCTCGGAATAAAGATGGTGATAGCTTACGGCGAACTATTCGGAGCGGCCTAGACACCCCACAGGATTCTGTTGTAATTCTTCAGGCTTGCAGGTTAGAGCGTTGGAAGGGACATTCTGTCACTATAGAAGCGCTTGGGCAATTGAAAGATCTTCCTGGTTGGCGGGCTTGGATTGCAGGTGGTGTGCAGAAATCAAATGAATCGGACTATATGAAGGAATTGCGCGATCTGGCGACTCGATATGGTATTAGTGAGCGCGTGCATTTTCTTGGGCAGAGATCCGATGTCCCCTCGCTTATGGCTGCCGCAGATATCTACTGCCAGCCAAACACTAGTCCTGAACCGTTTGGACTCGTGTATATCGAAGCGCTACTCGCAGGACTACCGGTGATTGGATCGTCGTCAGGGGGAGCTGCCGAAATTTTTAGCTGCGACTGCAGTATCTCCTGCAAACAAGGGGATACGGAAGCGGTAGGAAAAGCGATGAAGAGACTAATCACCGACCGCGAATTGCGAAAAAAAATGAGCGAAGCCGGCGCCGTTAGAGCAACGCATTTGTGCGACGCGTCGAATCAAATGAACAAGTTATATAAAGCACTTCAGAGTTTGTCTACATGA
- a CDS encoding glycosyltransferase, protein MLLSTIHRFLEFATINSLIPSEVLNLTETRNGSASLSNRPIKVAHLGKYYPPASGGIETHTQTLVQGQAALGADVRVVVVNHRDDKGKDVTFRKFRRTLTVNECDENVRVMRIGRVACLAKLDLAPGLINAIRIISKDPPDIWHLHTPNVTMMLAVASLPIVKPIVITHHSDIIRQRVLKHILSPLERMIYSRADCILATSSQYIEGSKLLQRFEKKVVSLPLGINLDQFKNPSPNAMACAEAFRTKYPGPIWLCVGRLIYYKGFDIAIRALADVPGNLLLIGTGPMKQELEILAEKCGVKNRVHWLGWASGDQLVGAYQAARALWFPSNARSEAFGLVQVEAMASRCPVINTAIPASGVSWVSPDEVSGITVPVNNHLAFANAANRLAMDDELYKKLSDEGYNRATEEFCYSKMAQRSLDVYSQIIKLTSES, encoded by the coding sequence ATGTTGCTCTCGACAATTCACCGCTTTCTTGAGTTCGCTACGATTAATAGTTTAATCCCATCTGAAGTTCTGAATTTGACCGAGACTCGAAATGGATCGGCCTCATTGTCGAATCGCCCGATCAAGGTCGCCCATCTAGGTAAATATTATCCGCCCGCCTCGGGGGGGATTGAAACTCACACGCAGACTTTGGTGCAAGGGCAGGCCGCCTTGGGGGCGGATGTTCGAGTCGTGGTAGTCAATCATCGCGACGATAAGGGCAAAGACGTTACTTTCAGAAAATTTCGTCGCACTCTCACTGTGAATGAGTGCGATGAAAACGTCCGAGTGATGCGAATCGGTCGAGTCGCCTGCCTTGCCAAGCTGGATTTGGCTCCGGGGCTAATTAATGCAATTCGAATCATCTCGAAAGATCCGCCAGATATCTGGCACTTGCATACTCCGAATGTGACGATGATGCTCGCCGTCGCGTCGTTACCGATTGTGAAGCCAATTGTGATCACTCATCACAGCGACATTATTCGACAAAGAGTTCTTAAGCACATCCTTTCGCCTTTAGAGAGGATGATATACAGTAGAGCGGATTGCATCCTTGCGACTAGTTCTCAATATATTGAGGGCTCTAAGCTGCTTCAGCGATTCGAAAAGAAAGTGGTTTCTTTGCCTTTGGGAATCAACTTAGATCAATTTAAGAACCCTTCTCCAAATGCCATGGCCTGTGCCGAAGCGTTTCGAACCAAATATCCTGGGCCGATTTGGCTGTGTGTCGGACGGCTCATTTATTACAAGGGTTTTGACATAGCAATCCGCGCCTTGGCGGATGTTCCTGGAAATCTCCTACTAATTGGAACTGGCCCCATGAAGCAAGAATTAGAAATTCTTGCTGAGAAATGCGGCGTAAAAAATCGCGTGCATTGGCTGGGTTGGGCTTCGGGAGATCAATTGGTCGGTGCCTATCAAGCTGCTCGAGCTTTGTGGTTTCCAAGCAATGCACGAAGTGAAGCATTTGGACTAGTCCAAGTCGAAGCCATGGCTAGCCGGTGTCCGGTAATAAACACTGCAATTCCCGCGAGTGGAGTGAGCTGGGTCTCACCGGATGAAGTTTCGGGAATCACAGTTCCTGTGAATAATCATCTGGCCTTTGCCAATGCTGCAAACCGCTTAGCGATGGACGACGAGTTGTATAAGAAGCTATCTGATGAAGGCTACAACCGGGCTACAGAAGAATTTTGCTATTCAAAGATGGCGCAGCGTAGTTTGGATGTGTATTCGCAGATAATAAAGCTAACCTCAGAATCGTAA
- the ahcY gene encoding adenosylhomocysteinase, translated as MSAVAQKTASFTDYKVADLSLADWGRREIAIAQTEMPGLMAIQEEYASRQPLKGARITGSLHMTIQTAVLIETLKALGAEVRWASCNIFSTQDHAAAAIAAAGIPVFAYKGESLTEYWEYTHKIFEWADGGHSNMILDDGGDATLLLHLGARAEADIHVLDKPTSEEERVLFAAIKARIASQPGWYSKNLAAIKGVTEETTTGVHRLYQMHKRGELKFPAINVNDSVTKSKFDNLYGCRESLVDGIKRATDVMIAGKIAVVAGYGDVGKGSAQALRALSAQVWITEIDPICALQAAMEGYRVVTMDYACDKADIFVTATGNYKVITHAHMAKMKDQAIVCNIGHFDNEIDVASLEDYRWEEIKPQVDHIIFPDKKRIILLAKGRLVNLGCGTGHPSYVMSSSFANQVLAQIELWRHNDKYPVGVYVLPKKLDEHVARLQLKKLSVVLTELTPEQAAYIHVSKEGPYKSDHYRY; from the coding sequence ATGTCTGCCGTTGCACAAAAAACCGCTTCTTTCACAGACTACAAAGTAGCCGATCTTTCCCTGGCCGATTGGGGCCGACGGGAAATTGCCATTGCTCAAACTGAGATGCCCGGTTTGATGGCGATTCAAGAGGAATATGCCTCGCGACAGCCTCTGAAAGGGGCTCGAATCACCGGCTCTTTGCACATGACCATCCAGACGGCTGTGCTCATTGAGACCTTGAAAGCTTTAGGGGCCGAAGTTCGCTGGGCGTCCTGCAACATCTTTTCCACGCAGGATCATGCGGCCGCAGCGATTGCCGCGGCAGGAATTCCCGTTTTTGCCTACAAGGGCGAATCGCTCACCGAATATTGGGAATACACCCACAAGATCTTTGAATGGGCGGATGGTGGCCACTCCAACATGATCCTCGACGATGGCGGCGACGCGACGTTGCTTCTGCACCTGGGAGCTCGGGCCGAAGCCGACATTCACGTCCTGGATAAGCCGACCAGCGAAGAAGAGCGAGTTCTGTTTGCTGCTATTAAGGCTCGGATCGCCTCCCAGCCGGGCTGGTATAGCAAGAATCTGGCTGCCATCAAGGGAGTTACCGAAGAGACTACCACGGGAGTACATCGGCTCTATCAGATGCACAAGCGGGGCGAGTTAAAATTCCCTGCAATTAACGTGAATGACTCGGTTACCAAGTCCAAATTTGACAATTTGTACGGTTGCCGGGAGTCCTTGGTCGATGGCATCAAACGCGCCACGGACGTCATGATTGCCGGGAAAATTGCGGTCGTCGCTGGTTATGGCGATGTGGGCAAAGGATCCGCTCAAGCCTTGCGAGCCCTCTCGGCTCAGGTCTGGATCACCGAAATCGATCCCATTTGCGCGCTACAGGCCGCGATGGAAGGCTATCGCGTGGTGACCATGGACTATGCGTGTGATAAAGCGGACATCTTCGTGACGGCGACCGGCAATTACAAGGTGATCACGCATGCTCATATGGCCAAAATGAAGGATCAGGCTATTGTTTGTAACATTGGACATTTTGACAATGAGATAGATGTTGCTTCGTTGGAAGATTATCGCTGGGAAGAGATCAAGCCCCAAGTCGATCACATCATTTTCCCTGATAAAAAGCGGATCATTCTGCTGGCCAAAGGCCGTCTGGTCAACCTGGGCTGTGGTACGGGCCACCCTTCCTATGTGATGAGTTCCTCCTTCGCCAATCAAGTGCTAGCCCAGATCGAACTCTGGCGCCATAATGATAAATATCCCGTGGGTGTTTACGTTCTTCCCAAGAAGTTGGACGAGCACGTGGCCCGGCTGCAGTTGAAGAAGTTAAGCGTCGTTTTGACCGAATTGACTCCGGAACAGGCCGCGTACATCCACGTTTCGAAAGAAGGGCCCTACAAGTCGGATCACTACCGATACTAA